The following DNA comes from Lepeophtheirus salmonis chromosome 11, UVic_Lsal_1.4, whole genome shotgun sequence.
tgattagaTTAATACATGTGAGAGCTCCCCCATAGAGCTTCATTTGCTCATTGAAATGGATTTTGGCGAGAATAGACGGATTTTCTTTAGCGTCACAAAGCCATGGTTGAGGCATATAGCGAATATCTGGAGTTTGATGCCAAAGTAATGGAATGGAGCCTCTTGTCTGTAGAAAAGAAGATTCAAATCTATTCTCCATACGAATGATTTGCTCTGTTTCCACATGATTCGCCACATGACCATATCTATCGATTCCTCTTGTAAAGAAACGTGTTCCAACACGCTCATTGGATCGCCGAGATATCAAAATCCATTTGAGATTTGTATTGCAAATCGGCGTTTTAAATGTGAAGACCGCACCATGAATGAGTGGAACCCTAAATAAATGTAGCGACTCAGAGCTATTTTGGGTAGCCATACTTTCCAGATGTACATCATTCCAAACATATCTCTTATCGGAGCATGAGTAGAAATCAAGAGGGGATTCCACTTTTTTGAGATGGGGACGCGTGAGATCCACTTCGAAGGAATAGTAAAAGTGAGGCGTTTTGAGAACAGATGTCAGTAGACGACGTCTTAAATCCTCTTTCCCCGATGACTTAAGATCCAGGATGAGGAACTGATCCACTTTTTCGATTagaggagaggaagaagagatGACAGAGCCATGAGTTCCCAGGATGAGACTACCCTTATCTGGTGAGAGTCCCACAATGACATGGGCAGAAGTGAGGTAAGTGGAGGATTTGGGTTGAGAGTAAGTGATGTGGCAGTCTCCAGTCTCAACATCAACCAGAAGAATGTCCTCTCCGAGGTTACATGTGATGACAATATGTTGGGAGGTGGAAAAGATCCTATAGCGTGGAAAAGGCATTTTTAAGACTCGTGAGTAACTCTTGGGGGGATATGGCAAGAGCAAAATACAATCAAAATGGCAATTCCCAAGGTCGATCAATTGGATGTACAACGATTCTCAGGAGTGTGCAAGAACAATTCAATGcataatattagtttttataatgtaatataagtCAAGGAAGTCTATAGATTTCCTCGTAGTTATAAGAAGTATAACTGATTAATGATTATAGTATTATGACAGCTTATCTTACTGCACTCACGTAAGTGAGTAGCAGAAcaatatgacgtcatttcttcTTATTCAACCTCCTTACTCATTCATTATTAACGACTTAAAAACTAGCTATAAACTGGAAAAGAATCACaagctatatattttaaagttggaATTGTTATTGAAAATGCAATGACTAATGAGACtagtaaatttttgattaagtgaatatgcatattttgagtttttgacTGCCTTGATTTTATGCATTTGTTTTGAATGTGCACGTGAGAGGAGGtcctcaaaaatgatttattggcTAGTAAATACCATATCAATAAATCCCTCATGCACTCTGGCACACGGCTAATAATATATGGATTGTATTGTTGTGTTTCAAAGAAAAGGCGCTAGGGTCTTAATGTTGATTCCAGGTATGaggtatttaataaaataaaacataaacattAGATTTGTATCATGTGCGTGAATTAAACTCTCACGCtttctttatcttttatttccaggattattttgttatcattttattGCGTCGTACGCAAGTAAATAGTAATAACTAATTACTAATAAGCTTAATAATCTATTTGAATCTGCAAAACCCTGCCAATATGAGCAGTGAGGACGCAAAAGAACGCTCTATAAGTGGAATTAAGTATTTCGTTGTGTCCAAAGATGGAGTTCTCATGAGTCTTTCTCAAGGACATAAGTTCTATTTTAGAGGGAAATTGATCTTCAAGTCTATTAAGGGAACTTGGACTGTCTGTGGAGCCAAATTGGGACCCGACAATCCACATGTGAATATATATTGTCCAGCAGGCTATAGTTATCTGAGCCTCGAGTCTCTGAATGAAGAGCACGACTCATTCAGTTCTACGGATTCTATTTCGAAAGAAGAGAAAAGGATCATTAAGAAATTTGATTTAGGGGATAACTCTGACATTCTAGAGTTCCTCAGTACCTCATCTCACTTGGCCTTTCTTCAATGCCTCCCGGATGCTCCATGGAATCTTTTTCTTTCCACTCACATGAAATTTGCCAACCAAAAACTTCCCTTATTCGAGAAAAATAAGGGCTCACAGGCTTCAACTCCTTTTGAGTCCGCTCTAAGTATTCGAAACATCAATCCAAATTCCACACGACTATTTGAGACTCTCCCAGAATGGGACATCGCCTTAAGAAGTATTTCGATTTCCAGAGAAAATGGTATACAAACACCAAAGCTACTCGTTGTTGGTGGTAAAGGAGTTGGAAAATCATCCTTTACCAAGTACCAGCTCAATAGTCTTCTTGACAAATCACCCGTTTACTTCATTGATCTGGACCCGGGGCAGGCCGAGTTTACTCCTCCAGGATTCATATCTGTTCATTTAATCAAATCCCCAGTTATTGGTCCTAATTTTACGCATATTTATAACCAAGCAAAGATATCCTATTACATTGGAGATGTCAACATGTGTAATTGTGGTGCAAGGTTTTTGAATTGTGCCATTCAACTCCTAGATGAACTCAAAGCAGATAAAGAAGGAGGTTCCTATCCCTGGATAATCAACACGATGGGCTTCAATAAAGGTCTCGGCATTGTTTTTATGGTGGATATTATTCGGCTCTTTGAGCCGACAACCATTGTGAACATCCAATCCAGATTCCCTAAGAAAAACTTCGAACTGGATTTTAGTCCTTCGAATATCTCTTCTATACGCCAAAATTGTTGGGTTACAAAACCGGGCGTACCCTTAAAATACAATGTTCTCACATTTAAAGCAGTACCTGAATCTCCAAATGTCAAGGAGATGCATTCCCAGGACAATTGGGGTATCCCTGAACCAAAAAAGCTTAGAGCCATTGTTCTACTTAGCTATTTCGGAGCCTCTCTCTTTTCGCAAAAGGACTTTTTTGATCGTAAAATCCACAGTCTTCATGAGTTAACTCCCGTCAAAGTACCTTGGAGTGAGGTATGCGTTCAACTCCTTCATGTTCCTTCCTCTGAGTCAAAACACGCAGTGGATATTATGAATGTTAGCCTTGTGTCTTTAGGCTGTATTCCAGATTTGGATGTTTCCACTCCCCATGCATCGAAAGAGTTATTTCGCATGATTCCCAAAACAACTATCGTGAAAAGTCTAGGTTTTGGGATTATTCGCTCCGTAGATAAagttagaaaatgtttttatttgttaacttCACTGAGAGGACCCGATCTAAATTCTGTCAATTGCCTGAGTTGTGGTGCAATATTACTTCCTGAAGGATGCCTAACGAATCCTTCAAATACTGAAATCAAAGGAACCTCGTCGCCTTATGTTCAGAATCATAGACAATCTCAACCCAGTCCATTGGATCAACCCTGGAGAAGACATTTTAAACCTAAATTGGAGAATTAAAACATTTCCATGTTCTTTGTAACGAGGAAAATTAAGTACAAATTTTTAGAAACttctcattattttgtattgatttttttttgcttgtccATTCAGTAAAGA
Coding sequences within:
- the LOC121125831 gene encoding uncharacterized protein; amino-acid sequence: MSSEDAKERSISGIKYFVVSKDGVLMSLSQGHKFYFRGKLIFKSIKGTWTVCGAKLGPDNPHVNIYCPAGYSYLSLESLNEEHDSFSSTDSISKEEKRIIKKFDLGDNSDILEFLSTSSHLAFLQCLPDAPWNLFLSTHMKFANQKLPLFEKNKGSQASTPFESALSIRNINPNSTRLFETLPEWDIALRSISISRENGIQTPKLLVVGGKGVGKSSFTKYQLNSLLDKSPVYFIDLDPGQAEFTPPGFISVHLIKSPVIGPNFTHIYNQAKISYYIGDVNMCNCGARFLNCAIQLLDELKADKEGGSYPWIINTMGFNKGLGIVFMVDIIRLFEPTTIVNIQSRFPKKNFELDFSPSNISSIRQNCWVTKPGVPLKYNVLTFKAVPESPNVKEMHSQDNWGIPEPKKLRAIVLLSYFGASLFSQKDFFDRKIHSLHELTPVKVPWSEVCVQLLHVPSSESKHAVDIMNVSLVSLGCIPDLDVSTPHASKELFRMIPKTTIVKSLGFGIIRSVDKVRKCFYLLTSLRGPDLNSVNCLSCGAILLPEGCLTNPSNTEIKGTSSPYVQNHRQSQPSPLDQPWRRHFKPKLEN